The window GTTCAGTAGAAAATCTTTTCTAATCAAAATATCTATACCATCATTTTCAGTTTTGCTGATTAAGTGATGTTTTTGTCATGTTATTTTTTTATCTCTTTTTAATTACAAATTTTAAATTGATGCTGAATTATGAGCATACTCATGATTCTAGTTGTTCCAAAATTCTAAATTTTTAATGATACTTTAAAAAAGCTATTATACAATTAAGATATATTGATTATCAATGTTTTAATATTGGGTTGAGCTATCTTGATTCCTGCTGTTTTATAGTGTTTTTGTTTTCATTCTCTAATATCAATACTAGTTTTGCCTCGTAAAATTTTAGAAGAAACGAACATTTTGTATTGTATAACATCTCTATATCCCAATTAGGAATAGGATCGAATATCTACTCGAAAAACAAGGACGTTCCAATGAGAAAAAGGATTAAACATATCTTTCGCATGTCTTAGTAATACCATTTTAAAAACACTAATTAATATATATAGAAACCAAAAAAATACAACTCTAGGGAATGAAAAAACACATTTACGGACTAATTATTTTCTGTCTTTTGGGTAAAAACATAAAGGCCCAAAACGGATATATTTATGTTCACAAAAAGGCTATAAGTGAAGTAGCCTCGCTCAATTTTAATTTTAATTTAACAGATTCCGGAGGCAATTCTGTTGCCAATTTTACCCTTAATGATAAACCAGAGGGATTTAATTCATTTGATATAGGAAATAGTCATGATGCTGGAGAAGGGCAATTATGGAGTGTAGTCAATAATAGTAGTAATGCACAAGAAGTACATACTGTTGCCGGAACAATTTATACAAGGCCAGTGGGCAGCTCTAATTGGCTTGGAACCTCAATTATTAATGCAAAATCTGTAGATGGAATAGGGCAGAATACTGCTGTATATTCCGATGCATCTGGTAATGTGGGATTGTACAATAATGGAAATTCTATTGTTATTTGGTCACCCGCTTCCCATTCTAATGTAGGAATTGTAGATGTTGCCTCTGGTGGGCCTACAGGAATTATAGCCGTGGTGGGTGATAATGGAATGATCTACAAATACACAGGAGATGGAACTAATGACTCATGGATTGTATTTTCTAAAGTAACGAATAATGGCACTAGTCTTCCTTTTCGATTAGATGTACATCCAGGTACAGGAGATGTTGTTTTTATAAAAAGCAAAGGTGATGGGAATATTTACAGAATATCTTCTTCGGATCCCTCTTCAGCAGTGCCCGTTCTCGTTACCAATGCACCTTCAGGTAATGCTCCAGACACCGCACGTGATGTTGCCGTTAGTAATAATGATAATGTATATGCAAATTATGGTGCAACTATCTCTCGGTATGCCAATGGTTCATGGACTACAAACCCAAAGTCAAGAAATCTATATGGTCTTACGGCAGGGGTTAGTGATCAGGTTTGGTCTATTAATAAAAATAATTCCAACCTTATTCAGCATACTATTTATACTAGAACATCAACAGGTGATTGGCTAGATGATGAAAGAGTAAGAACCAGTACAAATGGTAATTCTATCATGATTCCGGTTCCGGCAGGAGTTTACAGCCTTTCTGAGATAGTTTCGTCGGGATGGAATAATAGTGATATCAAATTATATGATCCTACTAATAACAGTTCTGCAAATTTGGCGAGTTCCACCTCTACAATAAATGTTTCTGCTAATGAAGTGGTTAATATAGTTTATAGTAATGTTTTAGAAAATCCCATAGTAACACCTGCTGTTTGTGCTACCAACTATATCTTAACTTTTGGGCAAGGTGCTTCTACCTATGGAAATGCAGCACAGGGATTTACTTCATATCATTATTTTGCTAACGGACAAGTGGCTGATGGCTATTATACCTTAGCTAAAACAAGTGCCGGATGGTTTGCTGGTGGACCGGTGCCACCTTTATTAAATCATACTCCTAATGATCCTAATGGCTATTTTGCGCTTTTCAATGCTTCATATGCAACAGATGACTTCTTTAGGCAAACAGTTACAGGTTTATCTGTAGGTACAAAGTATGAATTTGCCTTTTGGGTTGCAGATCTAGGTCCGTCATTCTCCATACGTCCAAATGTTACAATGGGAATAGTAGATCCTAATAATGGAACTTTATTGGCTTCTATTAATACAGGAGATATTTCATCTACTATCTGGAAGAGGTATAGCTTTACATTTACTGCAACTTCTACAACCGGAGAGATATTTTTAAAGAATAACTCAGTTGGAGGTGATGGGAATGATATTGCCATTGATGATATCACCTTTGCACCGGCTCCTCCGGAGATACCCAATGTTGAAATGACAGGCGGGTTAACAACTATATGCAGCAATATGAGTAATAACCCTACACAATACCAGTTTACAAATTCTCTGGCAGGAGGAGTTTGGGGCTCAGATAATCCCGGCTTAATTACAATTAACCCTAATACAGGACTTGCTTCAGCCGTTTATGGGGCCTCTGGAACTGCGGAAATTATTTATAATCATACTAATGTAAGTGGCTGTGTCAGCGAATCAAAATTAGTAGTAAATGTAGGGAATTGCTCCTGCTATAATCCGGTTACAAATACAAATGCGGGTATAGATACAAAATTTGGTATAACCCTACAACAAAGGGCTGGCGCCGATAATGGAAATTGGCCAATGGTCCGAAAATCAGCACATGCTGTTTTAGAATCCAATACCAAAGGTTTTGTGATTACGAGGATTCCAACCACTGGGTTATCTGCAATCACATCCCCACAAGAAGGAATGATGGTATATGATACTACAGCAAAATGCTTGAAAATATATAGCGATGGAACCTGGAAATGTTTTTCTACGCCTTCCTGTCCGTAATTATTATTCCTCTTTTAAATTTAAACCATTAGACATGAAAAAAATTATAATGCTAAGTGCAATATTTCTATATAAAATATTTTTTGCTCAAGTAATTTTTGGTGATGCAATAGGAACGGCAGCTAATAAAACTTCCGTTTTGCTAGAATTTGCAAACACAAATAATAAAGGTATTATCCTGCCTTATGTAAAAAGTCTGCCTAGTGCAGCTACTCCTGGAACACTCCTGCTGGATGCTTCCAACTCTTCAAAAGCAAGAATTAAATATTATAATGGGGCTTGGCAGGATCTAAGTGGGAAAGACGGTAACATGGGAACGGTTCTTACTCAACAAACAAATGATATCGAAAATACTAATGCAAAAGTTATTATTGGATCTAATACCAGTTCTGCAGATGGGGTATTAGTATTGGAGTCTGTAACAAAAGCGATGATTATACCTATTGTAAGCGACGTTAATAATATCCCCAGTCCCTCACCTGGCATGATGGTGTATATTAATAAAATTGGTGCTAAAAGATTAGCTTTTTTTAATGGATCTGTTTGGTCTTTCTGGGCATCAAATTAAGCTATTATTCAATTAATATCACTGTTGTTTAATAGCAACAGTGATAAATAAAAATTAATTGCCTTCTTATTTTCCTCAAAATAAAAAAAACACAACTTCAATATATATAGTAAATAAAGAAGGCAACATTTTTAATATCCTCTCAAAAACCTTATAGAATTTTCATGAAATTTAATAACTATAGCCATGCACGAGCATTTTTAATAATAAATTGTTTTCTACTCATTGTTACTTTTCTATATCTGTTTTTTTCAATTGTTTTTTATAATATTTCAGAAATACTATTAATGATCATTTCGTTTACATTGATCATAATCTGGTTAATTAATAATTTGATTTTTACTAATAAAATTGAAATTGACAGCACAAGCGAAGTTCTGAGTATTGCTATTTCTCATCCTTTCATGAAAAAGCACATCCATAATTCAAAGATGCTTACGGAATTTCCAAAGCAAAGGCTTGTTAAATACAAAATGAAAAGGACCTTATTTAAAACAAATCTTAAGATATCCTTTAAAAGAGGAGAAGTATACAAGTCTAATTTCCATAGCCAATCATTCAAGTTTTATAGATTAAATAATGCTCAGCGGTTATGTTTAGAAAGTGAATTAACAAAAATTATAAATAAGAACAATGGGCTTATATAAAGACATACATATAGGAAACCTGATTAAATTAAGGGTCAATGAAACGAATATAGATATCTTAAGAATTTGTAATTTTTTCAGTATCAATACTGAGGAAATTGAAAATATGTACAATCAACCGTCTTTAGATTCGGAAACTCTTCTTAGATGGTCTAAGCTTCTTGAGTACGATTTTTTCAGATTATATTCTCAGCATCTTATATTATATTCCCCGCCGGCTTCACTTAAACAAACTGAGATATCCGGTAAAAAGCATTCCTTACCTGTATTCAAGAAAAATATTTATACAAAAGAGGTTATAGATTTTCTCGTAGAACTTGTAGAGTCTGGAGATAAAACTATAAAACAGGTAATAGAAGATTATAGAATTCCAAAAACTACTTTACATAAATGGATAGACAAATACAAAAAAAATATTGAAACCTGATTACAGTCGAATCTATAATGATTTGATTGAGAGAAGGTATCCGGAGAGAAAAATGGAATTTAAATCTATATTAGATAAAAAAACACTATCAACTCTGGATGTTATTAAATTAAATCAAAGAATATTCAGGGGAAATGAATATTTTATTTTGAATCAGAAACATCGGTCTTATGATAAAAAAGCTATCTTAGAAATTCTTGACTACCAAAAAATAAATAAATTGAATAATAAACAATTAGCATTAAAATTCAATATGAGCCGTAATACGATTGGAAAATGGAAAAAGATATTTTTATGAATTCATATTGATTTTTGTGATTTAAATAATCTCAAAAAAAGATTATAAAAAAATAGCGTCAACTGTTTCTAGTTGACGCTATTTGGTTTTTGTGACCTCGACAGGATTCAAACCTGTAACCTTCTGAGCCGTAATCAGATGCGCTATTCAGTTGCGCCACGAGGCCGTTTGTTATGTTGTTGTTTAACGGTTGCAAATATACCACTTTTTTCCGTTCTTTGAAACATGAAAAAGAAAATTTTACTTTTATTTACGGTATTTTCGCTAATTGCCTGTAAAAGAGAATCAAAAATTTCGTCCTCAGATTGGACAAATATCTCAAATCGCACCCAATACAAAGAGCAAGATGGAAGGTTGGAGCTGAAATCGGGAAATTTCACCTATAATTTCAAGCAAAATCAAACACCTTTCAAGAAAATCATCCTGCTTAATGCAAGTATGGCAGGGTATATTTCAGAGCTTGGAGCTGAAAATTTAATCATTGGAGTGTCAAGTCCCGAGTATATTTATTCAGAAAAAATCCAGAATCTGATTAAAGAAGGAAAAATTCAGAATGTAGGAAGTGATCAGAAGTATGATGTGGAGAAAATTATTTCCATGAAGCCGGATGCGATTTTCACCAATTATATTGCAAGTTTCGATAATGCTTATCAGCTACTGAAGAACAATGGTATTCAGGTGATATTTCTGGATGAGTATATGGAGCAGCAGCCATTGCAGAAAACAGCTTATGTAAAACTGTTCGGAGAGCTTTTCGGAAAAGAAAAAGAAGCCGAAGCTAAATATCAGGAAGTAGAGAAAAATTATAATGATCTGAAGAAATTGGCCTTAACGGCAAAAGAAAAACCAGTTGTACTGGCGAATGAAATGTATGGTGATGTTTGGTATCTTCCTGGTGGAAATACTTCCGTAGCTCACTATATTGCTGATGCTAATGCTGCTTATATTATGAAAGATAATAAGGATGAAAAAGCCTTAACCATGAGCTTTGAAGAGGTTTTTGCTAAGACTGGTGGCGTTCAGTACTGGGTAAATGCAGGAAATCACACTTCAAAAAAAGAAATGCTGAAGATGAATCCTTTCTACGGAAAGCTGACTGTATTCAATAACGGTAAACTGTATACAATGGCCGGAAAAGAGAGAGATAAAGCTAACGACTTCTTTGAAAGTGGGGTGGTAAGAGCAGATTTGATCCTTAAAGACTATATTAAAATCTTTCATCCTGAACTTTTACCGGATTACCAGCTTACTTATATGAAAGAATTGCAGTAAATCGGACTATTTGCTTATTTTTGCCTTTCCTTTTTATAAAGTTATGTGGAAAAGAATTAAACAATTTATTTTCATCGTTCTTGTGCTGAACGTGGTTTTTATCATTTGGGGAAGATTTTTCAATCCACCCATTACCCTTACGCAGATAGGAGGTCTTTTTGAGTACGGAAAATTACACAGAGACTATATTTCCTATGATAAAATGGGAAGTAATGTAAAAAAAGCAGTGATTGCTTCAGAAGACCAAAAGTTCTTTGATCATGACGGGTTCGATTATACCGCCATTGAAAAAGCAATGAAGTATAACGAAAAAGGGAAAAAAATAAGAGGTGGAAGTACGATCTCCCAGCAGACGGCAAAAAATGTCTTCCTTTGGCAGGGCAGAAGCTGGGTAAGAAAAGGCCTTGAAGCAGTCTATACCTTCATTATTGAAAAGTATGGAGCAAAGATATTATCCTTGAAAGATACCTGAATTCCATTGAAATGGGTCAGGGAGTATTCGGTGTAGAAGCAGCAGCACAATATTATTTCGGTAAATCATCTAAGGATCTAAGTACCTCAGATGCAGCCTGGATTGCTGCTGTACTGCCGAATCCAAAGAAATATGATCCAAAGAATCCATCCCCTTATTTAAGAAAGAAACACAATTGGATCATGAGACAGATGAGGAATGTGAGTTTGAAATAGTATCTTTGTACTAATGAAATTCTTTAATTCCAGCACAAATTTTGAGTCAGTTCTTAAAAAATACTTTTCTTTTAAGAACGAAACCCTTTCTTTGGAACCTTTTGCAGAGCTACTGGAGAGTGTGAAAAGAGCAGACTTTACAGATGTGCTTAATTTTCTTAAAAGCAATCCGAATTTTGCGGAAAACTTCAAATATTACATTCATAATATTTTTAAAGGAAGACCATTCAATCTGTCACTAACAGAAGCCAATATTCTTTCTGAAAATGCCTTCTTCCCGGAACTTAAAAAAGAATTCTGAATAAAGTTCTGCCACCTGTAGAAAATGAGAAAACAGTGTGGTATATGATTGATAATGTAAGTTTAAGACCTAAATCGGACTTAAAATACCTTCACAACCTTCCGGAAAATGAAGTGAATGAATTTCTGATACTCATCGGAGCTTCAGACTTTATCATTAAACCTAATGTAAAAAAAGAACTGATCTTCTCAATGAACATCCTTTCATGGAGGGTGACGGGAATGGCGATGGAAGTGGAAGTGGTAAGAATGGCTCCTCAGTACAGGAATCTTTCCAATCCGTTTTTGGCTCTTCAGAACGAATTGGAAGCCTTAGCTGATGATTTGGTTAAAGATCCTGACTTACAGCTTCATTCCAAAGACAGCCGCTATAAGCAGATTAAGATTTATTCGGAGCAATGTCTGGAATTTGTGAACATAGCCTTCAAAAATTCAGCAAAATATGGAATTTCAGGAAAGATTAATCAATCATTGCTGAAAATCCGTCAGCAGACGAAAAGAATTTATGAGATTGTACAACTGTTGATTATTGACAATGAAGAAGATGTTTTAGTGAGATCTAAACAGTTGATATTCAATATTTTGAATTACAAATCTCACAAGAATAATATTGCGGACCTAATCAACGACAGTACGAGACTGATTTCTCACCTTATCACGAATCACACGGCAGAAACAGGGACTCATTATATTACTTCCACCAGGAAAGAATATATGACTATGTTCTATAAAGCGAGTGGTGGTGGGATTATCGTAGGAGCACTCTGCGTATTGAAAATGCTGTACGGATATATTCCAGGGAGTGATTTTTCACACGCGTTTCTATATTCCATGAACTATGCGATGGGATTTGTCATGATTTATCTGATGGGCTTCACACTAGCTACAAAACAGCCGGCAATGACCGCCGCAACCATGACCAAAGTATTATCTGAAGAAGGAAACAGCCAAAGAAATAATACTGAATTTGCCCACCTTGTATCTAAACTATTCCGAAGTCAGTTTATTGCTTTCGTAGGAAACGTCTTATTGGCATTTCCGGTAGCGCTTGCTATTATTTATGGGCTGGACGTATTCTTCTCTCAAAACCTTGCTATTGACAGATCAGATAAGCTATTAAAAGATCTTGATCCATTTAAATCCAAAGCCATTCTTCACGCAAGTATTGCAGGATTTTACCTTTTTATTTCAGGGATTATTTCAGGAAATATTGGGAACAACTCAGTATTCTACCAGATTCCGGAGAGAATAGCCAAAAATCTTTCTATCAGAAGCTTTTTCGGGAAGAAATTCGCAAAAGGATTATCAAAATATTATGCTAAAAACTGGCCGGGAATTGTTTCTAATTTCTGGTTCGGGGTTTTCCTTGGTGCTACGGCACCTGTAGGATTATTCTTCGGGCTTGATCTAGATATCAGACACATTACTTTTGCTGCCGGGAATTTTGCATTAGGATTGTATGGAAAAGATTTCTCTGTAGATTCCTATACATTTTGGATTTCCTTTATAACGGTTTTCTTAATTGGTTTCTTCAACTTTCTGGTAAGTTTCAGTTTATCTATGTTTCTGGCCTTCAGATCAAGAAAGATGAACTTCGGACAGGTAAGTGAGATCTATAAGGAGATTTTTAAATATTTCATAAAACATCCGTTAAAATTCTTCCTGCCACTGCGTTCAGGGCTAGATAAAAAAGCTGATGATCTGATGAGCAGTACGATTTCTAATAAATCTGAAGAGCAGGATCATTAGAATACTATAATTAGATATAAAAATCCTAGAAATTATTCTGGGTTTTTTTTGAATTTAATCTCTCTACTATGTGATTTAAATATAATTTATTAATTTGGATGGCATAATTATTTCGATATGGTAAGATTTGATATTTTATGGAAAAAATCATCCTGGGACTTTTAAACCCTGTAATGTTGTAGAATTTCCCAATCAATGTGCAATACGGATGAGTGAAGCATTTAGTAAATCAGGAGTAGATTTAAGTTCTTTTTCAGGAGCAAGATGCTGGGAAAAACATGATGATAAATTTAGACATATTTTAAGAGCTCAGGAATTGGCTAATTAGGTGGATAAACACCCTGAGATATTTGGTAATACCTTAAAACTTTCAAGAAAAAAATATCCTAAAATGAATAGTAAAAGTTTTAAACATAAAGGTTTAATTTTCATCAAAGATGATTGGGAGCAACAGATCACATCGATTTATGGGATGGAATTTCTTTGAGAGCTGGATCTGTTAATTATTTATCTTTGGGTGTTGAAATATGGTTCTGGCCATTAATTTAAATTCTTTTGATATGAGAACAATAATTTATATTATTATGATTGTATGTTTGCAGGCTTGTCGGGATAAGAAAGATATATTGAAGGATAATCACAAAATAGTAGTCTCAGATACGGCAAAAATTAATGGGATGTTACTCGAATTAATAGATGATAATGGAGTGGGCAAAATAAAAATTACTTCAGATACATATAAGTTCTCAGAAGGTTTGGAAGTCAAACCTCCTTGTTATTTTTTAAGGTACAATGGGAGAGTAACTTCGTATGCATATCCACAGTTCAATGTTCAAAAAGCAATCATCATATTAGGAGAAACTAAAAAAGATAATCTGGGTAAAATTACTGGAACTGAGATTCAAGGACTTTTATTTAAAAATGACAGTATAAAACTAGCAGGAGTTTTAAAAAATTATAGCCCAATTGATCCAGAAACTGGGATTGATGAAAAAGATTATTGGGGTTTTGCTTCAGGAACATATAAGAATTAGACATTTTGATAGAATGTTACCTTACAAAATACCTGAAGATTATTAAACTTATCTTTCACTATGAGTATCTGCAATAAAAATGTGATCGAAACTCTATGGTTAGCCAATTCTATTTTTTAGAAGTTTCTAATAAATCGGAAGAATATTAATAAAAATAAAAATGCTGCCAAAACGGTAGCATTTTCTATACGATGTAATAACGTGAATTATATACAGTAAGGTAAATCCGGGCACTCTGCTGGTAACTGTTCCCAAAAAGCGCATGTTGTAAGATCTGCACAGGATAAAGCACAGCAAACCATTCGTCCCGCCCCTTGAATTTTTTTAAATTTTCTCTTGATACTTTCTTTTGTGTAAGTACTTTTTTCATGGTAATTTGAATTTATTTATAGACTCTAAATATATCAATTATCCGTGAAGTATTTTAACTATTTTTATAATATTTGTAAGTCATCAAACTTATCCTCGCCAAATTTATCCT of the Chryseobacterium capnotolerans genome contains:
- a CDS encoding transposase — encoded protein: MGLYKDIHIGNLIKLRVNETNIDILRICNFFSINTEEIENMYNQPSLDSETLLRWSKLLEYDFFRLYSQHLILYSPPASLKQTEISGKKHSLPVFKKNIYTKEVIDFLVELVESGDKTIKQVIEDYRIPKTTLHKWIDKYKKNIET
- a CDS encoding helix-turn-helix domain-containing protein, translating into MEFKSILDKKTLSTLDVIKLNQRIFRGNEYFILNQKHRSYDKKAILEILDYQKINKLNNKQLALKFNMSRNTIGKWKKIFL
- a CDS encoding ABC transporter substrate-binding protein encodes the protein MKKKILLLFTVFSLIACKRESKISSSDWTNISNRTQYKEQDGRLELKSGNFTYNFKQNQTPFKKIILLNASMAGYISELGAENLIIGVSSPEYIYSEKIQNLIKEGKIQNVGSDQKYDVEKIISMKPDAIFTNYIASFDNAYQLLKNNGIQVIFLDEYMEQQPLQKTAYVKLFGELFGKEKEAEAKYQEVEKNYNDLKKLALTAKEKPVVLANEMYGDVWYLPGGNTSVAHYIADANAAYIMKDNKDEKALTMSFEEVFAKTGGVQYWVNAGNHTSKKEMLKMNPFYGKLTVFNNGKLYTMAGKERDKANDFFESGVVRADLILKDYIKIFHPELLPDYQLTYMKELQ
- a CDS encoding T6SS effector amidase Tae4 family protein, which produces MIFYGKNHPGTFKPCNVVEFPNQCAIRMSEAFSKSGVDLSSFSGARCWEKHDDKFRHILRAQELAN